A single Glycine soja cultivar W05 chromosome 14, ASM419377v2, whole genome shotgun sequence DNA region contains:
- the LOC114384805 gene encoding peroxisomal and mitochondrial division factor 2-like — translation MADEGVANGGGVDDQYGEESATKIAALQRERDELVSENVARKEEIKKLTAELDGLRSDGADKSEKIEELQREVEQSRDAAKATEVIAARAADLETEVARLHHDMVSEMTAAEEARADAAELRKVFGEKESRVESLENELAGLKKVKAESDVRVRDLERKIGVLETKEIEERNKRIRFEEETRDKIDEKEREIKGYRQKVEELEKVAAEKKTELDELVKQKLRLEEALRESEEKVTGLESSILQLRKEAKEAERVIISLNEKAVETVESIDRGLNGVHSEGKGLKLQWPVVAAGSTGAVVAAAAVIYVCYGKRR, via the coding sequence ATGGCGGACGAAGGTGTTGCCAACGGCGGCGGCGTCGACGATCAGTACGGCGAGGAATCGGCGACTAAGATCGCGGCGTTGCAACGCGAGCGCGACGAGTTGGTGAGCGAAAACGTGGCGAGGAAGGAGGAGATCAAGAAGCTGACGGCGGAGCTCGACGGATTGAGGAGCGACGGTGCAGATAAGAGCGAGAAGATCGAAGAGCTGCAGAGAGAAGTGGAGCAGTCGCGCGATGCTGCGAAAGCGACGGAGGTTATCGCCGCAAGGGCGGCGGACCTGGAGACGGAGGTGGCTAGGCTGCACCACGATATGGTATCAGAAATGACTGCGGCGGAGGAGGCGAGGGCAGATGCCGCCGAATTGAGGAAGGTTTTTGGGGAGAAAGAGTCTAGGGTTGAGTCTCTGGAAAATGAATTGGCAGGATTGAAGAAGGTGAAGGCTGAGAGTGACGTTAGGGTTAGGGATTTGGAGAGGAAAATTGGAGTTTTGGAGACTAAGGAAATTGAGGAAAGGAACAAGAGGATTAGGTTTGAGGAGGAGACTAGGGATAAGATTGATGAAAAGGAGAGGGAAATTAAGGGTTACAGACAGAAGGTTGAGGAATTGGAGAAGGTTGCTGCAGAGAAAAAAACTGAATTGGATGAGTTGGTTAAGCAGAAATTAAGGTTGGAGGAGGCACTTAGAGAATCTGAGGAGAAAGTGACTGGTCTGGAATCGAGTATTCTTCAATTGCGCAAGGAAGCAAAGGAAGCTGAGAGGGTGATCATATCGCTGAATGAGAAGGCGGTGGAGACCGTTGAGTCAATCGATAGAGGTTTAAATGGTGTACACAGTGAAGGGAAGGGATTGAAGTTGCAGTGGCCAGTGGTGGCAGCAGGGTCTACAGGAGCTGTTGTTGCAGCTGCTGCTGTAATCTACGTGTGCTATGGGAAACGGAGGTGA